A stretch of Streptomyces vietnamensis DNA encodes these proteins:
- a CDS encoding low temperature requirement protein A translates to MKDEDAPAAAGKPTFWRRLRHQLWQPPRPHGEQPRERAVGPLELFYDLVVVALVAQAAHHLAEHLTWRGIGEYSAVFVLVWIAWLNGSLHHELHGHEDVRARVTFLLQILVMVPLGAFIPGAGGAEGAAFAVAAGVLFAVLALLWLLASLRDRPEYRRSSRLYVIGTAVCAAVLIVSAVLPAAARVWTWGVLAAAYLACFAAVVLKAAPVALAALSVTHALIERFGLLIIIVLGETVTGVVSGLAAEPVDALTLTVGLIAVVVGFGAWWTYFDFAGHREPRRTPAATVQWMLTHLPLTAAVAAMGAAMVSLVEHAHDPSTAPATAWVLCGGAAVVLISTVLVSATLQAWRTRQGLYRPLSRTCAAAALACLALGAARPAPPVLALILVLIFGIPWGLAVAYRLRHEETVAQE, encoded by the coding sequence ATGAAGGATGAAGACGCCCCCGCCGCAGCCGGGAAACCCACGTTCTGGAGGCGGTTGCGGCACCAGCTGTGGCAGCCGCCGCGCCCCCATGGCGAGCAGCCGCGCGAACGCGCCGTGGGCCCGCTCGAGCTCTTCTACGACTTGGTCGTGGTCGCCCTGGTAGCCCAGGCCGCCCACCACCTTGCCGAGCACCTCACCTGGCGCGGTATCGGCGAGTACAGCGCCGTTTTCGTGCTCGTGTGGATCGCCTGGCTCAATGGAAGCCTCCATCATGAACTGCACGGGCACGAGGACGTCCGAGCCCGAGTCACCTTCCTGCTGCAGATCCTGGTGATGGTCCCGCTGGGTGCGTTCATCCCGGGGGCGGGCGGCGCCGAGGGCGCCGCGTTCGCCGTCGCGGCGGGGGTGCTGTTCGCGGTGCTGGCGTTGCTGTGGCTGCTGGCCTCCCTGCGCGACCGGCCCGAGTACCGCCGCTCCAGCAGGCTCTACGTCATCGGGACAGCTGTGTGCGCCGCGGTTCTCATCGTGAGCGCTGTACTCCCGGCCGCCGCGCGGGTCTGGACCTGGGGGGTGCTGGCTGCCGCCTATCTGGCATGCTTCGCAGCCGTGGTGTTGAAAGCCGCACCGGTCGCGCTCGCTGCGCTCAGCGTCACCCATGCACTGATCGAACGGTTCGGCCTGCTCATCATCATCGTCCTCGGTGAGACAGTGACTGGCGTCGTGAGCGGCCTCGCAGCCGAGCCGGTCGACGCCCTCACCCTGACCGTGGGACTGATTGCCGTCGTGGTCGGATTCGGCGCCTGGTGGACCTACTTCGACTTCGCCGGACATCGCGAGCCCCGGCGGACACCCGCGGCCACAGTCCAGTGGATGCTCACCCATCTGCCACTCACGGCCGCGGTCGCCGCCATGGGCGCGGCCATGGTCAGCCTCGTCGAGCACGCCCACGACCCCAGCACCGCCCCCGCCACGGCCTGGGTACTGTGCGGCGGTGCGGCCGTTGTGCTCATCAGTACAGTGCTCGTCTCCGCCACCCTCCAGGCATGGCGTACCAGACAGGGCCTCTACCGTCCGCTGTCACGAACCTGCGCGGCGGCTGCCCTCGCATGCCTCGCGCTCGGCGCTGCCCGCCCCGCGCCGCCGGTGCTCGCCCTCATCCTTGTCTTGATCTTCGGAATCCCTTGGGGGCTCGCCGTTGCCTACCGCCTGCGCCACGAGGAGACGGTTGCCCAGGAGTAG
- a CDS encoding nuclear transport factor 2 family protein, whose amino-acid sequence MASHTSISPQEAADRLAIRELIDAYAHCADRRDAKGQMALFTEDTRFLVYMDATAAEPTQDLHGREALAPVFEHLNTYRATTHFNGQSTLSLAGDRATGESYCLAHHISSGDDAQRTIMIASIRYLDEFVKQDDAWYFAERRLMVDWTETRPSTP is encoded by the coding sequence ATGGCCTCCCACACCTCGATCTCACCCCAGGAAGCCGCCGACCGGCTGGCCATCCGTGAGCTGATCGACGCCTATGCGCACTGCGCCGACCGGCGCGATGCCAAGGGACAGATGGCGCTGTTCACCGAGGACACCCGCTTCCTGGTCTACATGGACGCGACTGCGGCCGAGCCGACCCAGGATCTGCACGGACGCGAGGCCCTCGCCCCGGTCTTCGAGCATCTGAACACGTACCGTGCCACCACCCACTTCAATGGCCAGAGCACCCTCTCTCTGGCCGGCGACCGGGCGACCGGCGAGAGCTACTGCCTGGCCCACCACATCTCGTCCGGCGACGACGCACAGCGCACCATCATGATCGCGTCCATCCGCTATCTCGACGAATTCGTCAAGCAGGATGACGCGTGGTACTTCGCCGAACGCCGTCTGATGGTCGACTGGACCGAGACCCGCCCCAGCACGCCCTGA
- a CDS encoding TetR/AcrR family transcriptional regulator, translating to MTKGTDPRVTRTTSALRQAVVELASQRPVSRITVAELAERAGVTRATFYNRYSTPLDPLVEALYADLETGHRLEDRRRAEGAPGPELLRLATAEVADHVERFGDVYRHALVDPADRGVYDALVRHFSDYAVSFLSRAAGPDLPGVKHQVVAEFLAHGFAGAITAWVADPSVTKEDLVDAAVACAPAWWAQLDATRSPGTA from the coding sequence ATGACCAAGGGAACCGATCCGCGCGTCACCCGGACCACCAGCGCCCTGCGACAGGCCGTCGTCGAGCTCGCCTCGCAGCGACCCGTCTCCCGGATCACCGTCGCCGAGCTGGCCGAACGCGCAGGTGTCACCCGGGCGACGTTCTACAACCGCTACAGCACCCCGCTCGATCCGCTTGTCGAGGCGCTCTACGCGGACCTGGAGACCGGCCACCGCCTGGAGGACCGGCGTCGCGCCGAAGGCGCTCCGGGCCCGGAGCTGCTGCGCCTGGCCACCGCGGAGGTCGCCGATCACGTCGAGCGCTTCGGCGACGTCTACCGCCATGCCCTCGTCGATCCGGCGGACCGGGGCGTCTACGACGCGCTGGTGCGCCACTTCAGCGACTACGCCGTCTCCTTCCTGTCACGCGCCGCGGGCCCCGACCTCCCCGGCGTCAAGCACCAGGTAGTCGCAGAGTTCCTGGCCCACGGCTTCGCCGGCGCGATCACGGCATGGGTTGCCGACCCGTCCGTCACAAAGGAGGACCTGGTCGACGCCGCAGTGGCGTGTGCCCCCGCCTGGTGGGCCCAGCTCGACGCCACCCGCTCGCCGGGGACCGCCTGA
- a CDS encoding NADPH-dependent FMN reductase, translated as MQQTFLAWTTKIGEFDGYVFVTPEYNHSAPGVLNNAIDFAYAECDTQAAAFVSYGTVGGVRAVEHLRTIASALQLAHVEQQLCFSLLTDFERLSLFNPAHTTTARPPGCSSRWRHGRRP; from the coding sequence ATGCAGCAGACCTTTCTTGCGTGGACCACCAAGATCGGCGAGTTCGACGGCTACGTCTTCGTCACGCCGGAGTACAACCACTCGGCGCCCGGCGTGCTGAACAACGCCATCGACTTCGCCTACGCGGAGTGCGATACCCAGGCCGCCGCTTTCGTCTCCTACGGGACCGTCGGCGGGGTCCGAGCCGTCGAGCACCTGCGCACCATCGCGAGCGCGCTCCAGCTCGCCCACGTCGAGCAGCAGCTGTGCTTCTCTCTGCTCACCGACTTCGAGCGGCTCTCCCTGTTCAACCCGGCGCACACCACGACGGCGCGGCCACCAGGCTGTTCGAGCAGGTGGAGGCATGGTCGGAGGCCATGA
- a CDS encoding TetR/AcrR family transcriptional regulator → MGASTSITGVARGGRGARERILRAAEELFYTRGIHATGVAALMKAARVSPRTFYVHFPTKNALVEEYLRRFERDKSIASEAELERGDLTPAQRLLAIFTPGEGDPPTLIRGCPFHNAVIEGAGELTEVALLAQRHKQAFRDRLVATAAEAGAADPESLGRQLAVIFEGANALAASCNDAQAFLDARQAAKTLLDVALSAAPGG, encoded by the coding sequence ATGGGGGCATCGACATCGATCACCGGGGTGGCCCGCGGCGGGCGTGGCGCGCGTGAGCGGATCCTGAGGGCTGCCGAGGAGCTGTTCTATACGCGCGGCATCCATGCCACCGGCGTGGCGGCCCTCATGAAGGCTGCACGCGTCTCGCCTCGGACCTTCTACGTGCATTTTCCGACCAAGAACGCGCTGGTGGAGGAGTATCTCCGTCGGTTCGAGCGGGATAAGTCGATCGCCTCTGAAGCAGAGCTGGAGCGCGGCGACTTGACTCCGGCGCAGAGACTGCTGGCGATCTTCACCCCCGGCGAGGGCGACCCGCCGACGCTCATCCGCGGATGCCCCTTCCATAACGCCGTCATCGAGGGCGCCGGAGAACTCACGGAGGTCGCCCTCCTCGCGCAGCGACACAAGCAGGCTTTCCGCGATCGCCTGGTGGCCACGGCCGCAGAGGCCGGAGCAGCCGATCCGGAGTCCCTCGGCAGGCAGCTCGCCGTGATCTTCGAAGGCGCGAATGCGCTGGCGGCTTCCTGCAATGACGCGCAGGCGTTCCTGGATGCCCGGCAAGCCGCCAAGACGCTCTTGGACGTCGCTCTGAGCGCTGCGCCCGGCGGGTGA
- a CDS encoding alpha/beta fold hydrolase, whose amino-acid sequence MTHSYAQAPIKTVSASNGIEYAFREVGEGGVPLVLLMHFRGNLDYWDPALVDALARSRRVIAFDNTGVGGSSGTTPGTIAQMALDAISFTEALELARVDILGFSLGSFVAQEIALIRPALARRVVLASAAPQGAPGMHGWTKGVIDAVGEPEVVPASVLDVFYTRSPESRSAGEKAMGRMFSRAELDAPTTWQTRQAQYDAVSAWGVPTFSLLERVTAIQAPVFVANGDSDPMILPRYSHLLAGLIPGAEIKIYPDAAHGFLFQHHEEFAHDVAEFLDRRHTTPTTTPIA is encoded by the coding sequence ATGACACACTCCTACGCGCAGGCGCCCATCAAGACGGTGTCTGCCTCCAACGGCATCGAGTACGCGTTCCGCGAGGTCGGCGAGGGCGGTGTGCCGCTCGTCCTGCTCATGCATTTCCGGGGCAACCTCGACTACTGGGATCCCGCGCTGGTCGACGCCCTCGCCCGCAGCCGGCGCGTCATCGCCTTCGACAACACCGGCGTCGGCGGCTCCAGCGGCACGACGCCCGGCACGATCGCGCAGATGGCCCTGGACGCCATCTCCTTCACCGAAGCCCTGGAGCTGGCCAGGGTCGACATCCTCGGCTTCTCCCTGGGCTCCTTCGTGGCCCAGGAGATCGCGCTGATCCGGCCCGCGCTCGCACGGCGCGTCGTACTCGCCTCGGCGGCGCCGCAGGGCGCACCCGGCATGCACGGCTGGACGAAAGGGGTCATCGACGCCGTGGGCGAGCCGGAGGTCGTACCCGCATCCGTGCTCGACGTCTTCTACACCCGTTCGCCGGAGAGCCGGTCGGCGGGCGAGAAGGCCATGGGGCGGATGTTCTCCCGGGCGGAGCTGGACGCGCCCACGACCTGGCAGACCCGCCAGGCGCAGTACGACGCCGTCTCCGCCTGGGGCGTCCCCACCTTCTCGCTCCTGGAGCGGGTGACGGCCATCCAGGCGCCGGTGTTCGTCGCCAACGGCGACAGCGACCCGATGATCCTCCCGCGTTACTCCCACCTTCTGGCCGGGCTCATCCCCGGTGCGGAGATCAAGATCTACCCGGACGCGGCCCACGGCTTCCTCTTCCAGCACCACGAAGAGTTCGCGCACGACGTCGCGGAATTCCTCGACCGCCGGCACACCACCCCGACAACCACACCCATCGCCTGA
- a CDS encoding MBL fold metallo-hydrolase — MSTHTDIGYDVFVADPLPMNGPGPLPNGQPRAFQPLAVTLIHGRQDAALVDPPLTREQAEQVGDWVKASGKRLTHIFATHGHGDHWFTARVLAERFGAQVVATAGAIARMHNNVYAREVLWDVLWPGQIPPTPVTAVTAPGNRLTLEGHDLRIVEVGHADSDDNAVLHVPDLDLVVAGDVLYNGVHMYLAESPDGDFGPWRKAIDTVATLKPRRIVASHQNKHLDDDADRLIVETRRYLDDAEAALAAHDTPAEFFDAMLKRYPTHLGPTVLWVSTRALYLAREGGDPVQNLVAAWRQ; from the coding sequence ATGTCCACCCACACTGACATCGGCTACGACGTGTTCGTGGCGGACCCGCTGCCGATGAACGGTCCCGGGCCGCTGCCCAACGGACAGCCCCGCGCCTTCCAGCCCCTCGCAGTCACCCTGATCCACGGCCGTCAGGACGCCGCGCTCGTCGACCCGCCGCTGACCCGCGAGCAGGCGGAGCAGGTCGGAGACTGGGTCAAGGCGAGCGGGAAGCGGCTGACGCACATCTTCGCCACCCACGGGCACGGTGACCACTGGTTCACCGCCCGGGTGCTCGCTGAGCGCTTCGGCGCCCAGGTGGTCGCCACTGCAGGCGCCATCGCACGGATGCACAACAACGTGTACGCCCGGGAGGTGCTGTGGGACGTACTGTGGCCTGGCCAGATCCCCCCGACCCCGGTCACGGCCGTCACGGCTCCCGGCAACCGCCTCACCCTCGAAGGACATGACCTCCGCATCGTCGAAGTGGGGCACGCGGACAGCGACGACAACGCGGTTCTGCACGTGCCGGACCTCGACCTGGTGGTGGCCGGCGACGTGCTCTACAACGGAGTGCACATGTACCTCGCCGAGTCCCCCGACGGCGACTTCGGCCCCTGGCGCAAGGCCATCGACACCGTCGCCACGCTGAAGCCGCGCCGCATCGTGGCGAGCCACCAGAACAAGCACCTCGACGACGACGCGGATCGGCTCATCGTCGAGACCCGCCGGTATCTCGACGACGCCGAGGCCGCCCTGGCCGCGCACGACACCCCGGCCGAGTTCTTCGACGCGATGCTGAAGCGCTACCCGACACACCTGGGCCCGACCGTTCTCTGGGTCAGCACACGTGCGCTCTACCTCGCACGAGAGGGCGGCGACCCCGTGCAGAACCTCGTCGCAGCCTGGCGGCAGTAG
- a CDS encoding YceI family protein: MTTASPKPGQYAIDGPRSEITFVTKHMFGLGTVRGSFRLRDGSVSLAEPLTGSRVHAVADAGSFHTGNSNRDRQVVSKALLDADAYPEIVFTSTRAELDAAGAWALPGQLSAHGVRAPVTFTVTKAEVDGDEIAVVATATVDRYAHGVTRLKGVAARYLQLTATVRARHADAGSA; the protein is encoded by the coding sequence ATGACCACCGCATCGCCGAAGCCGGGACAGTACGCCATCGACGGGCCCCGTTCCGAGATCACCTTTGTCACCAAGCACATGTTCGGGCTGGGCACCGTCCGAGGCAGCTTCCGGCTGCGCGATGGAAGCGTCTCCCTCGCCGAGCCGCTCACCGGAAGCCGCGTACACGCCGTCGCCGACGCGGGCAGTTTCCACACCGGCAACAGCAACCGGGACCGACAGGTCGTGTCCAAGGCTCTGCTGGACGCGGACGCCTACCCCGAGATCGTCTTCACCTCAACCCGGGCCGAGCTGGACGCGGCCGGCGCCTGGGCCCTTCCGGGGCAGCTGAGCGCCCATGGCGTCCGCGCCCCTGTCACCTTCACCGTGACCAAGGCCGAGGTCGACGGCGACGAGATCGCCGTGGTGGCCACCGCGACCGTCGACCGCTACGCCCACGGCGTCACCAGGCTCAAGGGCGTGGCGGCGCGCTACCTGCAGCTGACCGCCACCGTCCGCGCCCGCCATGCCGACGCAGGCTCGGCCTAG
- a CDS encoding glycoside hydrolase family 15 protein gives MEFENGSGRGDGSRYLPISEHGLIGDLRTAALVGTNGTIDWYCPPRFDAPSVFASLLDAEKGGSFELAADVPARTRQFYFPDTNVLITRFYAADGVAEIQDFMPILDESREAARHRLIRRVICVRGNLPFGARIAPRFGYGAEAHTARAQAHEAIFESPSISLALTSTAPLECDGTDVWSHFKLLEGESVVFALDQISDDVRPRACPHSEAEEQFQATVKFWSHWLGQSRYRGRWREMVHRSALALKLLTYVPSGAIVAAPTTSLPEQVGGERNWDYRYVWVRDAAFCVYAMLRLGFTSEAEAFMGFLSEQGIGKGTGPTGPLQIMYGIDGRRDLPESELAHLEGHLGSAPVRVGNAATKQLQLDVYGALIDSVYLYDKWGQPISSDHWDEVGAVVDWLCDHWDQPDEGIWETRGGRKNYVYSRLMCWVAIERAIRMANRRGLPADLPRWRQNRDAIYRQIMREGWSAERGAFVQGLGDDVLDASVLMMPMAKFISPTDPKWLATLDALTTDLVSDSLVYRYDPEASPDGLRGSEGTFSICSFWYVEALTRAGRLEEARLAFEKMLTYANHLGLYAEEIGRTGEQLGNFPQAFTHLSLISAAFNLDRALG, from the coding sequence ATGGAATTCGAGAACGGATCCGGGCGAGGGGACGGCTCACGCTATCTGCCGATTTCCGAGCACGGCCTGATCGGTGATCTTCGCACCGCCGCGCTTGTCGGGACCAACGGCACGATCGACTGGTACTGCCCGCCGCGCTTCGACGCACCAAGCGTGTTCGCGTCCCTCCTCGACGCCGAGAAGGGTGGATCGTTCGAACTGGCCGCCGACGTGCCGGCGCGTACGCGGCAGTTCTACTTCCCCGACACCAACGTGCTGATCACACGGTTCTACGCCGCCGACGGCGTGGCGGAGATCCAGGACTTCATGCCGATCCTCGACGAGTCACGCGAGGCCGCCAGGCACAGACTGATCCGGCGGGTGATATGCGTGCGGGGAAACCTCCCGTTCGGAGCGCGAATAGCTCCGCGCTTCGGCTACGGCGCCGAAGCCCACACGGCACGCGCACAGGCCCACGAGGCCATCTTCGAGTCCCCGTCGATCTCACTGGCGCTGACCTCCACCGCCCCGCTCGAATGCGACGGCACCGACGTGTGGTCGCACTTCAAGCTCCTCGAAGGCGAGTCCGTGGTGTTCGCCCTCGACCAGATCAGCGACGACGTCCGCCCGCGGGCCTGTCCGCACTCCGAGGCGGAGGAGCAGTTCCAGGCGACGGTCAAGTTCTGGAGCCACTGGCTGGGCCAGTCCCGCTACCGCGGCCGCTGGCGGGAGATGGTGCACCGCTCCGCCCTGGCGTTGAAACTGCTCACCTACGTGCCGAGCGGTGCGATCGTGGCCGCGCCGACGACCAGCCTGCCCGAGCAGGTCGGTGGCGAGCGCAACTGGGACTACCGGTACGTGTGGGTCCGCGACGCCGCCTTCTGCGTGTACGCCATGCTCCGCCTGGGCTTCACCTCGGAAGCCGAGGCATTCATGGGCTTCCTGTCCGAACAGGGCATCGGGAAGGGCACCGGCCCCACCGGCCCGCTGCAGATCATGTACGGCATCGACGGCCGCAGGGACCTGCCCGAGTCCGAACTCGCTCACCTCGAGGGGCACCTGGGATCCGCTCCCGTGCGGGTGGGAAACGCTGCCACCAAACAGCTCCAACTGGACGTCTACGGAGCGCTGATCGATTCCGTCTACCTGTACGACAAGTGGGGGCAGCCCATCAGCAGCGACCACTGGGACGAGGTCGGCGCCGTGGTGGACTGGCTCTGCGACCACTGGGACCAGCCCGACGAGGGCATCTGGGAGACCCGAGGCGGCCGGAAGAACTACGTCTACTCGCGGCTGATGTGCTGGGTGGCGATCGAACGGGCCATCCGGATGGCCAACCGGCGCGGCCTGCCCGCCGATCTTCCCCGCTGGCGGCAGAACCGGGACGCGATCTACCGGCAGATCATGCGAGAGGGCTGGTCGGCCGAGCGCGGTGCGTTCGTCCAAGGGCTGGGCGACGACGTGCTCGACGCTTCCGTGCTCATGATGCCGATGGCCAAGTTCATCTCGCCCACCGACCCCAAGTGGCTCGCGACCCTGGACGCGCTCACCACGGATCTGGTCTCCGACTCGCTGGTCTACCGCTACGACCCGGAGGCCAGCCCGGACGGACTGCGGGGCTCCGAGGGCACGTTCTCGATCTGCTCCTTCTGGTACGTCGAGGCGCTCACCCGCGCCGGACGCCTGGAGGAGGCCCGGCTTGCCTTCGAGAAGATGCTCACCTACGCCAACCACCTCGGCCTCTACGCCGAGGAGATCGGCCGGACCGGGGAACAACTCGGCAACTTCCCCCAGGCGTTCACCCATCTCTCGCTGATCAGCGCCGCCTTCAACCTCGACCGCGCCCTCGGCTGA
- a CDS encoding nitroreductase family deazaflavin-dependent oxidoreductase produces the protein MSEPHDWNAKTIAEFRANEGRVGRVFEGAPLVLLHHRGRKSGREYVNPAMYLPHDTEPDIVYVFATTGGGPTNPDWYRNLTASGVGAVERGTDTYNVTVRDVHGAERDRIYAEQARRYPGFADYERRTAGVRTIPVLELRRA, from the coding sequence ATGAGCGAACCGCACGACTGGAACGCGAAGACCATCGCGGAGTTCCGGGCGAACGAGGGCAGGGTCGGCAGAGTGTTCGAGGGCGCCCCTCTGGTCCTGCTGCATCACCGCGGTCGCAAGAGCGGGCGGGAGTACGTCAATCCGGCGATGTACCTCCCGCACGACACCGAGCCGGACATCGTCTACGTCTTCGCAACCACGGGCGGAGGACCCACCAACCCGGACTGGTATCGCAACTTGACCGCCAGCGGTGTCGGCGCCGTCGAACGCGGAACCGACACATACAACGTGACCGTCCGCGATGTGCACGGCGCCGAACGCGACCGCATCTACGCCGAGCAGGCGCGACGCTACCCAGGCTTCGCCGATTACGAACGTCGCACCGCTGGGGTCCGCACCATTCCTGTGCTTGAGCTTCGGCGGGCGTAG